A single region of the Nocardioides sp. W7 genome encodes:
- a CDS encoding nitronate monooxygenase family protein, giving the protein MRTPICDEFGIEYPIFAFTPSEHVAAAVSRAGGLGVLGCVRFNDTAELEKTLSWLDENTDGKPYGVDIVMPMKVPTEGTSLDLGAMIPEEHKRFVDQTLLKLGVPPLPEGEGREGVLGWLHSVARSHLDVALQHRPVLIANALGSPPVDVIEKCHAHGVKVAALAGAAKHALAHVRNGVDIIVAQGYEAGGHTGEVASMVLQPDIVDAVGPDVPVLGAGGIGSGRQVAASLALGAQGVWTGSIWLGTEEYRNLSANHSAWETAFTRATSSDTVRTRIYTGKPARLLKTKWVEAWAEEGAPEPLPMPLQNLLVAEAHNRITAANDPDVISMPIGQIVGRMNDVKPVAEVMAELVSGFEDSVARLNKL; this is encoded by the coding sequence ATGAGAACCCCTATCTGCGACGAGTTCGGGATCGAGTACCCGATCTTCGCCTTCACGCCGTCCGAGCACGTCGCCGCGGCGGTGTCGCGGGCCGGCGGGCTGGGCGTGCTCGGTTGCGTGCGGTTCAACGACACCGCCGAGCTCGAGAAGACGCTGAGCTGGCTCGACGAGAACACCGACGGCAAGCCGTACGGCGTCGACATCGTGATGCCGATGAAGGTCCCGACCGAGGGCACCTCGCTCGACCTGGGCGCGATGATCCCGGAGGAGCACAAGAGGTTCGTCGACCAGACGCTGCTCAAGCTCGGCGTACCGCCGCTGCCCGAGGGTGAGGGCCGCGAGGGCGTGCTCGGTTGGCTGCACTCGGTGGCCCGCAGCCACCTCGACGTGGCGCTCCAGCACCGGCCGGTGCTGATCGCCAACGCGCTCGGCTCGCCGCCGGTCGACGTCATCGAGAAGTGCCACGCGCACGGCGTCAAGGTCGCCGCTCTCGCGGGAGCCGCCAAGCACGCGCTCGCCCACGTCCGCAACGGCGTCGACATCATCGTCGCGCAGGGCTATGAGGCCGGCGGCCACACCGGCGAGGTCGCCTCGATGGTGCTGCAGCCCGACATCGTCGACGCGGTCGGCCCCGACGTACCCGTGCTCGGTGCCGGCGGCATCGGCTCCGGCCGCCAGGTCGCCGCGTCGCTGGCGCTCGGTGCACAGGGCGTGTGGACCGGCTCGATCTGGCTCGGCACCGAGGAGTACCGCAACCTCTCCGCCAACCACTCCGCCTGGGAGACCGCGTTCACGCGTGCCACCTCCTCCGACACCGTCCGCACCCGGATCTACACCGGCAAGCCGGCCCGGCTGCTGAAGACGAAGTGGGTCGAGGCCTGGGCCGAGGAGGGCGCACCCGAGCCCCTGCCGATGCCGCTGCAGAACCTGCTGGTCGCCGAGGCGCACAACCGGATCACCGCCGCCAACGACCCCGACGTCATCTCGATGCCGATCGGGCAGATCGTGGGCCGGATGAACGACGTCAAGCCGGTCGCCGAGGTGATGGCCGAGCTGGTCTCCGGGTTCGAGGACTCGGTCGCGCGTCTGAACAAGCTCTGA